GCCACCTTCGTTAATTAAGGTTTTGTTTAGGTCTATTAACGGTATGCCTTGTGCTTGTGCAATCTTTTTAGGAATGGCATTGCAATTGGTAAAGCCAATTGGCTGATTTGATTCTTCATCGCTTTTTTGTCCCCAGCCATTAAATCCCCAATCTTGAATGACCAAATTGCCATGCATATCGCGGGCATAAATTGGTCCATTATCTCTTACCCAAACATCATCCGTTTTAAAGCGGTAGAAATCGACATGCGTTAAATCAATGTTGTTTTTATTGAGTAAGTCGATAATACGTTTTTCTTCCTTTTCATTGTAAGCAATAATATGCACATTTTCGCTGCCGGCCAATGCCTGAGTCATTGCCACCCAAGTAGCATCTAAGCGATTACGGTAGGGCACACCATATTGGTAGTGGTGCGGCCATTGCAACCAAGTCCCTTCGTGTAATTCACTTTCGTCTGGCATGGTATAGCGAATTTGAGTTTGCATGTTGTTTTTTTTAAGTGTCGTTTGTGAAGCGGCAAATACAGTAGAGATATAACTCATCAAAGGTAGTGCTGCCACTGTGGTTTTAAGTAATTGTCTTTTACGCATGTTTTAACAATCATGTTACGTGGTAAATACCGTTGTCTCATGTTGAGTCAAAACGGTTAGCAGTGCCTTTAAAAAGCGTTAGCAGCACGATGTAATTTTACATCCTAACGACTAACAGTCAAGGCGCGGATGTCCTTTATCATTGCCTTAAGCGTATGCCGAGGACTATCTTCTATTCAAATTCCAAGTGTCACATTTTTCCTTATAATTGGGTATAATTATAATCGGCGCAATCGGTGGGTGTCCGATATTTAGTCACACGACATTTAGTCACAAACTCGAGTAATTTCAACATAGGGCATGAACTCAATACGCGTGCAGAATAGTGGGTGTTATAGCCGGCTGCTGCTGGGTGACGCAGCATTTTATGCCATTAAAATTGATTAGATACGAGTTTTGGGTGCAGCTTCGTGACCTGAATCACCAGAATTAGGTTCTCCTTTTGGCTCAATCAGTAACACTTTCACTTCGTTTTCAGCTCTCGGGCGATGAACAACCCCTTTGGGGACGACGAACAACTCACCAGCCTTGACCGTGTGGGATGGGCCGCCTTCAATATCTATTTGCATCTCACCTTCTAGCACGTAGAAAAAGTCGTCTGTGGTGTCGTGTTTATGAAATGGGTATTCTCCAATAAACTTGACTACCATAACATCATTGTCGTTGTAATCGGAGACCACATGTGGATCCCAGTGTGTCGAGAAACACGCCAATTTTTCCGCGAGATTTATTGATTTCATTGTTGTTATCCTATTGCTATTAAAGTGTACTG
Above is a genomic segment from Ostreibacterium oceani containing:
- a CDS encoding agmatine deiminase family protein, which encodes MRKRQLLKTTVAALPLMSYISTVFAASQTTLKKNNMQTQIRYTMPDESELHEGTWLQWPHHYQYGVPYRNRLDATWVAMTQALAGSENVHIIAYNEKEEKRIIDLLNKNNIDLTHVDFYRFKTDDVWVRDNGPIYARDMHGNLVIQDWGFNGWGQKSDEESNQPIGFTNCNAIPKKIAQAQGIPLIDLNKTLINEGGSVEIDGHGTLMACKSSIINDNRNPGMSQAQIEAIFTEYLGASHFIWLDGQAGLDLTDQHIDGFARFGNASTIVTMNKHDLLEFDVTAKDIKTLYGAKNKQEKPYNFVTVPLTKNTVKKSSGSDLGYKGSYVNYYIANTVVLVPNYQDPNDTIANDIIQSLYPNRSVVGIDVRDLYENGGMIHCVTQQQPA
- a CDS encoding cupin domain-containing protein, which produces MKSINLAEKLACFSTHWDPHVVSDYNDNDVMVVKFIGEYPFHKHDTTDDFFYVLEGEMQIDIEGGPSHTVKAGELFVVPKGVVHRPRAENEVKVLLIEPKGEPNSGDSGHEAAPKTRI